The Malassezia japonica chromosome 5, complete sequence genome contains a region encoding:
- the RAD3 gene encoding DNA helicase (COG:L; BUSCO:EOG09260ZWU; EggNog:ENOG503NTYR) encodes MKFYIDELPVLFPYPKIYPEQYSYMVDLKRTLDVKGHCVLEMPSGTGKTFYPGGRKLIYCSRTVPEIEKALAELKRLMAYRAKYNQAASNVDEGAMEVDSEGSGKMEDMLALGLSSRKNMCIHPTVSQERKGKVVDAMCRDMTSAWACAKGREDPGSVQLCDFHEELGKLDPGHLIPPGVWTLEEVKDYGRDKGVCPYFAVRRMMPFCDIIIYSFHYLLDPKVAEMVSKEMSKDAIVVFDEAHNIDNVCIESLSIDLTRPTLDSAYRCINQLADKVDEVKKADSSKLQDEYSRLVEGLQQQSDDREAETFMANPVLPSDLLQEAVPGNIRRAEHFLAFLRRFVEYLKTRMRVLHVVAETPASFLQHLKEITFIERKPLRFCAERLRMLVQTLELTRIDEYISLQTVAFFATLVSTYDKGFLLILEPFETENATVPNPIFHFTCLDASLAIAPVFERFSSVIITSGTISPLDMYPKMLKFDTVVQESYTMTLTRQCFLPLVITRGSDQVAISSRFEVRNDPSVVRNYGNILIEYAKCTPDGVVAFFPSYLYMESIVAAWHDMGILDEVWKHKLVFVETPDAPETSIALENYRRACDNGRGAILLSVARGKVSEGIDFDHNYGRAVIMFGVPYQYTESRILKARLEFLRDNFRIKENDFLTFDAMRHAAQCVGRVLRGKSDYGLMVFADKRFARADKRSKLPKWIAQYIEPVFNNLSMDMAIVESKRFMRSMGQPFPAGKNGISLWDLEDIERRQAKERLALERLMQEDSDDWVSKHHVADGAADDDVHLADEFDHEFGSGADLAAAVTA; translated from the exons ATGAAGTTCTATATCGATGAGCTGCCGGTGCTCTTCCCATACCCTAAGATCTATCCCGAGCAGTACTCGTATATGGTGGACCTGAAGCGGACGCTGGACGTCAAAGGCCATTGTGTGCTCGAGATGCCTTCCGGGACAGGCAAGACA TTTTATCCCGGTGGCCGCAAGCTCATTTACTGCTCGCGAACAGTGCCCGAGATTGAAAAGGCGCTGGCGGAGCTGAAGCGCCTGATGGCCTACCGTGCCAAATACAATCAGGCCGCGAGTAATGTGGACGAGGGCGCGATGGAAGTCGACTCGGAGGGCTCAGGAAAGATGGAAGACATGCTGGCGCTCGGACTGAGTAGCCGCAAGAACATGTGCATCCATCCCACTGTGAGCCAGGAGCGAAAAGGCAAGGTCGTCGATGCCATGTGCCGCGACATGACCAGTGCTTGGGCATGTGCGAAAGGGCGCGAGGATCCGGGGAGCGTGCAGCTCTGTGACTTTcacgaggagctcggtAAGCTCGATCCGGGTCACCTCATTCCCCCTGGCGTCTggacgctcgaggaggtcAAAGACTACGGCCGCGACAAAGGTGTATGTCCCTACTTTGCCGTGCGTCGCATGATGCCCTTCTGTGATATCATCATTTACAGTTTCCATTACCTGCTCGACCCTAAGGTCGCCGAAATGGTGAGCAAGGAGATGAGCAAGGATGCAATTGTCGTCtttgacgaggcgcacaatATCGATAACGTGTGCATCGAGTCGTTGAGCATTGACCTCACGCGCCCGACGCTCGACAGTGCCTACCGCTGCATTAACCAGCTCGCGgacaaggtcgacgaggtaAAAAAGGCGGACTCGTCCAAACTCCAGGACGAGTATTCGCGGCTGGTCGAAGGTCTGCAGCAGCAAagcgacgaccgcgaggccgagacgTTCATGGCGAACCCTGTCCTGCCGAGCGACCTGCTCCAGGAAGCCGTGCCCGGCAATATccgtcgtgccgagcatTTTTTGGCCTTTTTGCGGAGATTTGTCGAGTATCTCAAGACACGCATGCGCGTGTtgcacgtcgtcgccgagacgccggcGAGTTTCTTGCAGCACCTCAAAGAAATCACATTTATCGAGCGCAAACCGCTCCGGTTCTGTGCAGAGCGTCTGCGCATGCTGGTGCAGACGCTGGAACTGACACGCATTGACGAGTACATCTCGCTGCAGACGGTTGCCTTTTTTGCGACGCTCGTGTCGACGTACGACAAAGGCTTCCTTTTGATCCTCGAGCCGTTCGAGACGGAAAATGCAACGGTGCCGAACCCCATCTTTCACTTTACGTGCCTCGACGCGAGTCTTGCCATCGCACCCGTCTTTGAGCGCTTTAGCAGCGTGATCATTACGAGTGGTACAATCAGTCCCCTCGACATGTACCCCAAGATGCTCAAGTTTGACACAGTGGTGCAGGAAAGTTATACCATGACGCTTACGCGGCAATGTTTCCTGCCGCTGGTCATTACGCGTGGCAGCGACCAAGTCGCGATCAGCTCGCGTTTCGAGGTGAGAAACGACCCTTCGGTCGTGCGCAACTATGGCAATATCTTGATTGAGTATGCCAAGTGCACGCCCGACGGTGTCGTTGCCTTCTTCCCATCCTACCTGTACATGGAGAGCATTGTCGCTGCATGGCACGATATGGGCATTCTCGACGAGGTGTGGAAGCACAAACTCGTGTTTGTCGAgacgcccgacgcgcccgagacGAGTATCGCGCTGGAAAACTaccgtcgcgcgtgcgacAACGGCCGTGGTGCGATCCTACTGTCTGTCGCGCGAGGCAAGGTGTCGGAAGGTATCGATTTCGACCACAACTATGGCCGAGCTGTGATTATGTTTGGCGTGCCCTACCAGTATACCGAGTCGCGTATTCTGAAAGCGCGTCTCGAGTTCCTCCGCGACAATTTCCGCATCAAGGAAAACGACTTTTTGACTTTCGACGCGatgcgccacgccgcgcaaTGTGTCGGTCGTGTTTTGCGCGGTAAGTCGGACTATGGATTGATGGTCTTTGCCGACAAGCGCTttgcgcgtgccgacaaGCGCAGCAAGCTGCCCAAGTGGATTGCGCAGTACATTGAGCCTGTCTTTAACAACCTATCTATGGACATGGCCATTGTCGAGAGCAAGCGCTTTATGCGATCGATGGGCCAGCCCTTCCCTGCTGGCAAGAACGGCATCAGTCTATGGGATCTGGAGGACATTGAGCGGCGgcaggccaaggagcgcctcgctctcgagcgACTCATGCAAGAAGACAGCGACGATTGGGTCTCGAAGCATCATGTCGCCGAtggcgctgccgacgacgacgtccacctcgccgacgagttCGACCATGAGTTtggcagcggcgccgacctcgccgccgcggtcACTGCGTAA